A DNA window from Mycobacterium sp. IDR2000157661 contains the following coding sequences:
- a CDS encoding CDP-alcohol phosphatidyltransferase family protein has translation MTEAHRRAPSPPPDEPGPARDRVLTVPNVLSVVRLVLIPVFLWLLLVADANAWAVAVLMFSGFSDWADGKIARLVDNQSSRLGELLDPLVDRIYMIVVPVAMAVHGSLPWWTVVTLVGRDAVLAATLPLLRSRGLTALPVTYIGKAATFALMSGLPLILLGQWDALWSRVILACGWAFLIWGLAMYLWSGVLYLLQVGLVMRHMPKVAAMSARAKSRGTR, from the coding sequence ATGACCGAGGCGCATCGTCGGGCGCCTTCGCCGCCGCCGGACGAGCCGGGCCCCGCCCGGGACCGGGTGCTGACCGTGCCCAACGTGCTGAGCGTGGTGCGCTTGGTGCTGATCCCGGTCTTCCTGTGGCTGCTCCTGGTCGCCGACGCCAACGCATGGGCGGTGGCGGTGCTGATGTTCAGCGGGTTCTCCGACTGGGCCGACGGCAAGATCGCGCGCCTGGTCGACAACCAATCCTCGCGACTGGGGGAGTTGCTCGACCCGCTCGTCGACCGCATCTACATGATCGTGGTTCCGGTGGCGATGGCGGTTCACGGCTCGCTGCCCTGGTGGACCGTGGTGACGTTGGTGGGCCGCGACGCGGTGCTGGCCGCCACGCTGCCTCTGCTGCGCAGTCGCGGGTTGACCGCGCTGCCGGTCACCTACATCGGCAAGGCGGCCACGTTCGCGCTGATGTCCGGGCTCCCGCTGATCCTGTTGGGGCAGTGGGACGCGTTGTGGAGCCGGGTGATCCTGGCGTGTGGCTGGGCCTTCCTCATCTGGGGGCTGGCGATGTACCTGTGGTCGGGCGTGCTGTACCTGCTGCAGGTGGGGCTGGTGATGCGGCACATGCCCAAGGTGGCCGCGATGAGCGCTCGCGCGAAGAGCCGAGGAACCCGATGA
- the secA2 gene encoding accessory Sec system translocase SecA2 translates to MLGASTDRDQAHSMAQVHSSAEFEEKAAALDDEQLRKAAELLNLDDLAESIDIPQFLAIAREAAERTTTLRPFDVQLLGALRMLAGDVVEMATGEGKTLSGAIAAAGYALGGRSVHVITINDYLARRDAEWMGPLLEALGLTVGWITEKSTADERRAAYECDITYASVNEIGFDVLRDQLVTDVADLVSPNPDVALIDEADSVLVDEALVPLVLAGTSHRETPKIELIRMVGELTPGVDFDTDTDARNVHLTETGAQKVEAKLGGIDLYSEEHVATTLTEINVALHAHVLLQRDVHYIVRDDAVHLINASRGRIAQLQRWPDGLQAAVEAKEGIETTETGEVLDTITVQALINRYPTVCGMTGTALAAGEQLRQFYKLGVSPIEPNKPNIREDEPDRVYVTAAARNDAIVEHIRTVHETRQPVLVGTRDVAESEELHERLVKAGVPAVVLNAKNDAEEAAVIAEAGKLGSVTVSTQMAGRGTDIRLGGSDVSDHDARKKEVAELGGLHVIGTGRHHTQRLDNQLRGRAGRQGDPGSSVFFASWEDDVVTAHLEPNKLPMDTDPEKEDGRVVNRKAAGLLDHAQRIAEGRMLDIHANNWRYNQLIAQQRAIIVERRNTLLRTPTAREELAERSPKRYEEVAERLGEDKLEKVCRLIMLYHLDRGWADHLAYLADIRESIHLRALGNQTPIDEFHRMAVDAFASLAADAIEAAQQTFETAQSIEDEPGIDLSKLARPTSTWTYMVHDNPLADDSLSALSLPGVFR, encoded by the coding sequence ATGCTCGGCGCCAGCACCGACCGGGACCAGGCGCACTCGATGGCGCAGGTGCACAGTTCGGCGGAATTCGAAGAGAAGGCCGCCGCGCTCGACGACGAACAGCTGCGCAAGGCCGCCGAGCTGCTCAACCTCGACGACCTGGCCGAGTCGATCGACATCCCGCAGTTCCTGGCCATCGCGCGAGAAGCCGCCGAACGGACAACGACGCTGCGGCCCTTCGATGTCCAGCTGCTCGGCGCGCTGCGCATGCTCGCCGGTGACGTCGTCGAGATGGCCACCGGTGAGGGCAAGACGCTGTCCGGCGCGATCGCCGCGGCCGGCTACGCGCTCGGCGGCCGGAGCGTGCACGTCATCACCATCAACGACTACCTCGCCCGCCGGGACGCCGAGTGGATGGGCCCGCTGCTCGAGGCGCTGGGACTCACGGTCGGCTGGATCACCGAGAAGTCCACGGCCGACGAGCGTCGCGCGGCCTACGAATGCGACATCACGTACGCCTCGGTCAACGAGATCGGCTTCGACGTGCTGCGCGATCAGCTCGTCACCGACGTGGCCGACCTCGTATCGCCGAACCCGGACGTCGCGCTCATCGACGAGGCCGACTCGGTGCTCGTCGACGAGGCGCTGGTGCCGCTGGTGCTGGCCGGCACGAGCCACCGCGAGACGCCCAAGATCGAGCTCATCCGAATGGTCGGCGAACTGACCCCGGGTGTGGACTTCGACACCGACACCGACGCCCGCAACGTGCACCTGACCGAGACCGGTGCGCAGAAGGTCGAGGCCAAACTCGGCGGCATCGACCTGTACTCCGAGGAGCACGTCGCGACCACGCTCACCGAGATCAACGTGGCGCTGCACGCGCACGTCCTGCTGCAACGGGACGTGCACTACATCGTCCGCGACGACGCCGTCCACCTGATCAACGCCTCCCGCGGCCGCATCGCCCAGCTGCAGCGCTGGCCCGACGGGCTGCAGGCCGCCGTGGAGGCGAAGGAGGGCATCGAGACCACCGAGACCGGTGAGGTGCTCGACACCATCACCGTGCAGGCGCTGATCAACCGCTATCCGACCGTCTGCGGCATGACCGGCACCGCGCTGGCCGCCGGTGAGCAGCTGCGCCAGTTCTACAAGCTCGGGGTCTCGCCGATCGAGCCGAACAAGCCCAACATCCGCGAGGACGAACCCGACCGGGTCTACGTCACCGCCGCCGCCCGAAACGACGCAATCGTCGAGCACATCAGGACCGTCCACGAGACGCGCCAACCCGTGCTCGTCGGCACCCGAGACGTCGCCGAATCGGAGGAACTGCACGAGAGGCTGGTCAAGGCCGGCGTGCCCGCCGTCGTCCTGAACGCCAAGAACGACGCCGAGGAGGCCGCGGTGATCGCGGAGGCCGGCAAGCTGGGCAGCGTCACGGTGTCCACCCAGATGGCCGGGCGGGGCACCGACATCCGGCTGGGCGGGTCCGACGTAAGCGATCACGACGCCAGAAAGAAAGAGGTCGCCGAACTCGGCGGGCTGCACGTCATCGGCACCGGCCGCCACCACACCCAGCGCCTGGACAACCAGCTGCGTGGGCGCGCCGGACGCCAGGGCGACCCGGGCTCGTCGGTCTTCTTCGCCAGCTGGGAGGACGACGTGGTCACCGCCCACCTTGAGCCGAACAAGCTGCCGATGGACACCGACCCGGAGAAGGAGGACGGCCGCGTCGTCAACCGCAAGGCCGCGGGCCTGCTGGACCACGCGCAACGCATCGCCGAGGGCCGCATGCTCGACATCCACGCCAACAACTGGCGCTACAACCAGCTGATCGCCCAGCAGCGCGCCATCATCGTCGAACGCCGGAACACGCTGCTGCGCACGCCGACGGCGCGCGAGGAACTGGCCGAACGGTCACCGAAGCGCTACGAGGAGGTCGCGGAGCGGCTCGGCGAGGACAAGCTGGAAAAGGTCTGCCGGCTGATCATGCTCTACCACCTGGACCGCGGTTGGGCCGATCACCTGGCCTACCTCGCCGACATCCGGGAGAGCATCCACCTGCGCGCGCTGGGCAACCAGACCCCGATCGACGAGTTCCACCGGATGGCCGTCGACGCGTTCGCGTCGCTGGCCGCCGACGCGATCGAGGCGGCCCAGCAGACCTTCGAGACCGCGCAGTCGATCGAGGACGAGCCGGGCATCGACCTGTCCAAGCTCGCCCGGCCGACGTCGACCTGGACCTACATGGTCCATGACAACCCGCTCGCCGACGACTCGTTGTCGGCGCTGAGCCTGCCGGGTGTGTTCCGCTAG
- a CDS encoding acetolactate synthase produces MSLDAADTDRVNAGHLIARRLRASGIDTVFTLSGGHLFSIYDGCRAENIRLIDTRHEQTAAFAAEGWSKVTRLPGVAALTAGPGVTNGMSAMAAAQQNQSPLVVLGGRAPALRWGQGSLQEIDHVPFVAPLCRFAATADSPDAAGKLVDDALRASVGAADGISGVAFVDFPMDHVFSEAADAGAPGALTEPPAVRQADGDALETALRLLSQAERPVVMGGTNVWWGHAEAALLELAEALRIPVLMNGMARGTVPADHQLAFSRARSKALKEADVAVVIGVPMDFRLGFGGVFGPDTTLIAVDRVPQQRPHPRTVAAALYGDLTTTLAALSTASGPDHEAWIAALRAVETSARAAEADELGDDRMPLHPMRVYAELSAMLDRDAIVVIDAGDFGSYAGRVIDSYVPGAWLDSGPFGCLGSGPGYALAAKLALPHRQVVLLQGDGAFGFSGMEWDTLVRHDVQVVSVIGNNGIWALEKHPMEAIYGYSVVAELRPGTRYDEVVAALGGHGELVSAPAELRPALDRAFSSGLPAVVNALTDPTVAYPRRSNLA; encoded by the coding sequence ATGAGCCTCGATGCTGCGGATACAGACCGGGTCAATGCGGGACATCTGATCGCCCGGCGGCTGCGGGCCAGCGGCATCGACACGGTCTTCACACTCTCGGGTGGCCACCTGTTCTCGATCTACGACGGGTGCCGCGCCGAGAACATCCGGCTCATCGACACCCGGCACGAGCAGACCGCCGCCTTCGCCGCCGAGGGATGGTCCAAGGTGACCCGCCTGCCCGGGGTGGCCGCGCTGACCGCGGGCCCCGGCGTCACCAACGGTATGAGCGCGATGGCCGCCGCCCAGCAGAACCAGTCGCCGCTCGTGGTGCTCGGCGGCCGCGCGCCTGCACTGCGGTGGGGTCAGGGCTCGTTGCAGGAGATCGACCATGTCCCGTTCGTGGCGCCGCTGTGCCGGTTCGCGGCCACCGCGGATTCCCCGGACGCGGCGGGCAAGCTGGTCGACGACGCGTTGCGGGCGTCGGTCGGAGCGGCGGACGGAATCTCCGGGGTGGCGTTCGTCGACTTCCCGATGGACCACGTCTTCAGCGAGGCCGCCGACGCCGGTGCCCCCGGAGCGTTGACCGAGCCGCCGGCGGTGCGGCAGGCCGACGGCGATGCACTCGAAACCGCGCTGCGACTGCTCTCACAGGCCGAGCGGCCCGTCGTGATGGGGGGCACCAACGTGTGGTGGGGCCATGCCGAGGCCGCCCTGCTGGAACTCGCAGAGGCCCTACGCATTCCGGTGCTGATGAACGGCATGGCGCGCGGCACGGTTCCCGCCGACCATCAGCTCGCGTTCTCCCGGGCCCGATCGAAGGCGTTGAAGGAGGCCGACGTCGCCGTCGTGATCGGGGTGCCGATGGACTTTCGCCTCGGCTTCGGTGGAGTGTTCGGGCCCGACACGACGCTGATCGCCGTCGACCGCGTCCCGCAGCAGCGCCCCCATCCGCGCACGGTGGCCGCCGCCCTGTACGGGGACCTGACAACGACGTTGGCGGCGCTGTCGACCGCGTCGGGGCCTGATCACGAGGCGTGGATCGCGGCGTTGCGCGCGGTGGAGACCTCAGCGCGGGCGGCCGAGGCCGACGAGCTGGGCGACGACCGCATGCCGCTGCATCCCATGCGGGTGTATGCGGAACTGAGCGCGATGCTGGACCGCGACGCCATCGTGGTGATCGACGCCGGCGACTTCGGCTCGTATGCAGGCCGAGTGATCGACAGTTACGTGCCGGGGGCGTGGCTGGACAGCGGGCCGTTCGGCTGCCTCGGGTCGGGGCCGGGTTACGCCCTGGCGGCCAAGCTGGCCCTGCCGCATCGGCAGGTGGTTCTGCTGCAGGGCGACGGGGCGTTCGGGTTCTCCGGGATGGAATGGGACACGTTGGTACGCCACGACGTTCAGGTGGTGTCGGTGATCGGCAACAACGGCATCTGGGCGCTGGAGAAGCACCCGATGGAGGCGATCTACGGCTACTCCGTCGTCGCCGAACTACGGCCGGGCACCCGCTACGACGAAGTCGTCGCGGCGCTCGGCGGGCACGGCGAGTTGGTGTCGGCGCCCGCCGAACTGCGGCCCGCACTGGATCGCGCGTTCTCGTCGGGCCTGCCCGCAGTCGTCAATGCGCTGACCGACCCGACGGTGGCCTACCCCCGTCGCTCCAACCTCGCCTAG
- a CDS encoding ABC transporter ATP-binding protein/permease, with amino-acid sequence MFVPTLDWSSELLDSLRWIAQAWAIAAICTVAVLVLIMRRTEWGRQFWRITGDYFKGPESVKVWLWLAVILLSVIVGVRLSVLFSYQGNDMMTSFQVVAAGIGNDDDLVKASGRDGFWLSMLVFAVLAVLHVSRIMLDLFITQRFMLAWRIWLTDRLTGDWLDGKAYYRGRFIDQTIDNPDQRIQQDIDIFTAGVGGLPNTPNNTSTATLLFGAVNAIVSMISFTAILWNLSGTLTLPVLGTEVPKAMFWILIGYVLFATVVAFWVGRPIIGLAFNNEKFNAAFRYALVRLRDAAEAVAFYRGEAAERSGLRKLFVPVVSNYKRYINRMMGFYGWNLSMDQIIVVPPYLLQFPRFFSGEITLGAMSQTASAFGNIEQGLSFFRNVYDQFAGYRAAIIRLHGLVVANDEGRALPEITTTPCADGTVALSDIEVRTPDGRQLINPLDLRLEVGDTMVVTGASGVGKTTLLRSLAELWPYTSGTLTRPCGDNETMFLSQLPYVPLGDLRAVVSYPNQEGAVADQTLERTLEAVALPHLVGRLDEVQDWAKVLSPGEQQRIAFARILLTEPKAVFLDESTSALDEGVEFLLYQLVRTRLPDTILVSVSHRKTVEQHHTHELELLGDGDWRFSRIEGSEPALV; translated from the coding sequence ATGTTCGTCCCGACGCTGGACTGGAGCAGCGAGCTCCTGGACTCGTTGAGGTGGATCGCCCAGGCCTGGGCGATCGCGGCGATCTGCACGGTGGCGGTGCTGGTGCTGATCATGAGGCGCACCGAATGGGGCAGGCAGTTCTGGCGCATCACCGGCGACTACTTCAAGGGCCCGGAGAGCGTCAAGGTGTGGCTGTGGCTGGCGGTGATCCTGCTGTCGGTGATCGTCGGCGTTCGCCTCTCGGTCCTGTTCAGCTACCAGGGCAACGACATGATGACGAGTTTCCAGGTGGTCGCGGCCGGCATCGGCAACGACGACGACCTCGTCAAGGCCTCCGGCAGGGACGGCTTCTGGCTCTCGATGCTGGTCTTCGCGGTGCTGGCGGTGCTGCACGTCTCGCGGATCATGCTGGATCTGTTCATCACCCAGCGGTTCATGCTGGCGTGGCGGATCTGGCTGACCGACCGCCTCACCGGAGACTGGCTCGACGGCAAGGCCTATTACCGGGGCCGGTTCATCGACCAGACCATCGACAACCCCGATCAGCGCATTCAGCAGGACATCGACATCTTCACCGCCGGGGTCGGCGGCCTGCCCAACACCCCGAACAACACCTCCACCGCGACGCTGCTGTTCGGGGCGGTCAACGCGATCGTCTCGATGATCTCGTTCACGGCGATCCTGTGGAACCTGTCGGGCACGCTCACCCTGCCGGTGCTCGGAACCGAAGTGCCCAAGGCCATGTTCTGGATCCTGATCGGGTATGTGCTCTTCGCGACGGTCGTCGCGTTCTGGGTCGGCAGACCGATCATCGGGCTGGCCTTCAACAACGAGAAGTTCAACGCGGCGTTCCGGTACGCGCTGGTGCGGCTTCGCGACGCCGCCGAGGCGGTTGCGTTCTACCGCGGTGAGGCGGCCGAGCGCAGCGGGTTGCGCAAGCTGTTCGTCCCGGTGGTGTCCAACTACAAGCGCTACATCAACCGGATGATGGGCTTCTACGGCTGGAACCTGTCGATGGACCAGATCATCGTGGTGCCGCCGTATCTGTTGCAGTTCCCCCGGTTCTTCAGCGGCGAAATCACGCTGGGTGCGATGAGCCAGACGGCGTCGGCGTTCGGCAACATCGAGCAGGGACTGTCCTTCTTCCGCAACGTCTATGACCAGTTCGCCGGCTACCGGGCGGCGATAATCCGGCTGCACGGGCTGGTCGTCGCCAACGACGAGGGCCGCGCGCTTCCGGAGATCACCACCACGCCGTGCGCCGACGGCACCGTGGCGCTGTCCGACATCGAGGTCCGCACGCCGGACGGGCGGCAGCTCATCAATCCCCTCGACCTGCGGCTGGAGGTCGGCGACACCATGGTGGTCACCGGTGCGTCCGGCGTCGGCAAGACCACATTGTTGCGCAGCCTCGCCGAGCTGTGGCCCTACACGTCCGGCACGTTGACGCGGCCGTGCGGCGACAACGAGACGATGTTCCTGTCGCAGCTTCCGTATGTGCCGCTCGGTGATCTGCGCGCCGTGGTCAGCTACCCCAACCAGGAGGGCGCCGTCGCCGACCAGACGCTGGAGCGCACCCTGGAGGCGGTGGCACTGCCGCATTTGGTCGGGCGGCTCGACGAGGTGCAGGACTGGGCCAAGGTGCTCTCACCCGGTGAGCAACAGCGCATCGCGTTCGCCCGGATCCTGCTCACCGAACCCAAGGCGGTGTTCCTCGACGAGTCCACCTCCGCGCTCGACGAGGGCGTCGAGTTCCTGCTGTATCAGCTGGTGCGCACCCGGCTGCCCGACACCATCCTGGTCAGCGTCAGCCATCGAAAGACCGTCGAGCAGCACCACACGCACGAGCTGGAGCTGCTCGGCGACGGAGACTGGCGGTTCAGCCGCATCGAGGGCAGCGAGCCGGCCCTGGTCTAG
- a CDS encoding FAD-binding protein, producing MKTDIPDTVAAAEVTSWSDETDVVVLGFGIAGGCAAVSAAAAGARVLVLEKAADAGGTTSMAGGHFYLGGGTAVQTATGHDDSPDEMYKYLVAMSREPEHDKIRAYCEGSVEHFDWLEALGFQFERSFYPGKVVVPPGTEGLSYTGNEKVWPFCEQAKPAPRGHSVPVPGELGGAAMVIDLLVKRAADLGVQIRYETGATNLVVDDGRVVGVQWKHFGETGAIRAKSVIIAAGGFAMNADMVAEYTPALGHKRKTKHHGEVEPYILGNPNDDGLGIRLGMSAGGVATNMDQLFITAAAYPPEILLTGIIVNKDGKRFVAEDSYHSRTSAFVLEQPDQTAYLIVDEAHMEMPEMPLIKFLDGFETIEEAEAALGIPQGNLVATLKRYNDYAARGDDPDFHKQPEYVAAQDKGPYAVFDLSLGRAMYSGFTMGGLAVSIDGEVLREDGAAVPGLYAAGACASNIAQDGKGYASGTQLGEGSFFGRRAGAHAAAHR from the coding sequence GTGAAGACCGACATTCCCGACACCGTGGCAGCGGCCGAAGTGACGTCCTGGTCCGACGAAACCGACGTGGTGGTGCTCGGATTCGGCATCGCCGGCGGATGCGCGGCGGTCAGCGCCGCTGCGGCCGGCGCCCGGGTGCTGGTGCTAGAGAAGGCCGCCGACGCGGGCGGCACCACATCGATGGCCGGCGGTCACTTCTATCTCGGCGGCGGCACCGCCGTGCAGACGGCCACCGGCCACGACGACAGCCCCGACGAGATGTACAAGTACCTGGTCGCGATGTCGCGCGAGCCCGAGCACGACAAGATCCGGGCGTACTGCGAGGGCAGCGTCGAGCACTTCGATTGGCTGGAGGCGCTCGGCTTCCAGTTCGAGCGCAGCTTCTATCCCGGCAAGGTGGTGGTTCCGCCCGGCACCGAGGGCCTGTCCTACACCGGCAACGAGAAGGTGTGGCCGTTCTGCGAGCAGGCCAAGCCGGCCCCGCGCGGCCACTCCGTCCCGGTGCCCGGAGAACTGGGCGGCGCCGCGATGGTGATCGACCTCTTGGTCAAGCGCGCCGCCGACCTCGGGGTGCAGATCCGATACGAGACCGGCGCCACGAACCTGGTCGTCGACGACGGCCGCGTCGTGGGCGTGCAGTGGAAGCACTTCGGCGAGACCGGGGCGATCAGAGCCAAGTCGGTCATCATCGCCGCGGGCGGATTCGCCATGAATGCCGACATGGTCGCCGAGTACACACCGGCATTGGGCCACAAGCGGAAGACCAAGCACCACGGCGAGGTCGAGCCCTACATCCTCGGCAACCCCAACGACGACGGCCTTGGCATCCGGCTGGGCATGTCGGCGGGCGGGGTCGCCACGAACATGGATCAGTTGTTCATCACGGCCGCGGCCTATCCACCGGAGATCCTGCTCACCGGAATCATCGTCAACAAGGACGGCAAACGCTTCGTCGCCGAAGACTCCTACCATTCGCGCACCTCGGCCTTCGTCCTCGAACAACCCGATCAGACGGCGTATCTGATCGTCGACGAGGCGCACATGGAGATGCCCGAGATGCCGTTGATCAAATTCCTGGACGGCTTCGAGACCATCGAGGAAGCCGAAGCGGCACTTGGCATTCCGCAGGGCAACCTGGTGGCCACGCTGAAGCGGTACAACGACTACGCGGCGCGAGGAGACGATCCGGACTTCCACAAGCAGCCCGAATATGTTGCCGCGCAGGACAAGGGACCGTACGCGGTGTTCGACCTGTCACTGGGCCGGGCGATGTACAGCGGGTTCACCATGGGCGGACTGGCGGTCTCGATCGACGGCGAGGTGCTGCGCGAGGACGGCGCAGCCGTGCCCGGGCTCTACGCCGCCGGCGCCTGCGCGTCGAACATCGCTCAGGACGGCAAGGGGTACGCCAGTGGAACCCAGCTCGGCGAAGGGTCGTTCTTCGGCAGGCGCGCAGGCGCGCACGCCGCCGCACATCGCTAG
- a CDS encoding VOC family protein, protein MHAQTPVQIAWVTRDLDATEKVLSALLGAKRWVRMPDVHFAPDACTFRGEPADFVATISLSYAGETQLELIAPMSGASLYSEFLEACGPGLHHICVEKSDVEAFDAALVDVENAGMSVVAQGQMPGGMRFAYVAAPAAGVPYVEIAYIPDEIKAFFEYVKQEQT, encoded by the coding sequence ATGCATGCCCAGACACCTGTCCAAATTGCGTGGGTGACGCGGGACCTCGATGCGACCGAGAAGGTGCTCAGCGCGCTGTTGGGCGCGAAGAGATGGGTGCGTATGCCCGACGTGCACTTCGCGCCGGACGCCTGCACGTTTCGCGGCGAACCGGCGGACTTCGTCGCGACCATCTCGTTGAGCTATGCCGGGGAGACGCAACTCGAGCTCATCGCGCCGATGTCGGGAGCCAGCCTCTACAGCGAGTTCCTCGAAGCCTGCGGGCCCGGCCTGCACCACATCTGCGTGGAGAAGTCGGACGTAGAGGCGTTCGACGCGGCGTTGGTCGACGTCGAAAACGCAGGGATGTCGGTCGTCGCACAGGGGCAGATGCCCGGCGGTATGCGGTTCGCCTATGTCGCGGCGCCGGCGGCCGGGGTGCCCTATGTCGAGATCGCTTACATCCCCGATGAGATCAAGGCATTCTTCGAGTACGTGAAACAGGAGCAGACGTGA
- a CDS encoding SRPBCC family protein, with protein sequence MKDIDVDHQINAVRRTVGTRAIESGEAHVVTISQAYDTDQDDLWEAVTTADRIARWFLPVSGDLEVGGSYQLQGHANGTVLTCDPPKNFTATWESGGSVSWIDVSVIAEDAERARLVIEHIAQVDDETWRRFGPGATGIGWDSMLLGLALNLASGQGVDPAEGQEWTTTEEGRRFLKLSGEAWYTAHVASGEDSESARGSADRCLAAYYGEE encoded by the coding sequence ATGAAAGACATCGATGTCGACCATCAGATCAACGCGGTGCGGCGCACCGTCGGAACGCGGGCGATCGAGTCGGGGGAGGCGCACGTCGTCACCATCAGCCAGGCCTACGACACCGACCAGGACGATCTGTGGGAAGCGGTCACCACGGCCGACCGCATCGCGCGGTGGTTCCTGCCCGTGTCCGGCGACCTCGAGGTCGGCGGTTCCTACCAACTGCAGGGTCACGCCAACGGGACGGTGCTGACCTGCGATCCGCCGAAGAATTTCACCGCGACCTGGGAATCGGGCGGCAGCGTCAGCTGGATCGACGTCAGCGTCATCGCCGAAGACGCTGAGCGGGCGCGGCTGGTCATCGAGCACATCGCGCAGGTGGACGACGAGACCTGGCGCCGGTTCGGCCCCGGCGCCACCGGCATCGGGTGGGACTCCATGCTGCTCGGCCTGGCGCTGAACCTGGCCTCCGGACAGGGCGTCGACCCCGCGGAGGGGCAGGAATGGACCACCACCGAAGAGGGCCGCCGTTTCCTGAAACTCTCGGGCGAGGCGTGGTACACCGCCCACGTCGCTTCGGGTGAGGACTCGGAATCGGCGCGCGGGTCGGCCGATCGGTGCCTGGCGGCGTACTACGGCGAGGAATAA
- a CDS encoding ArsR/SmtB family transcription factor encodes MHAFDVLGDPVRRRILELLVEGELSAGAIGEAIQTEFAVTQPAVSQHLKVLRDNGFTTVRPEGQRRLYAVNGAALRDVDQWLDRFRRFWTPHLNALGTEIARGKRERRRKAP; translated from the coding sequence GTGCACGCGTTCGACGTCCTGGGCGACCCGGTGCGCCGCCGCATCCTCGAACTGCTCGTCGAGGGCGAGTTGTCGGCGGGCGCGATCGGCGAAGCCATCCAGACCGAGTTCGCAGTCACGCAGCCGGCGGTATCACAACATCTGAAAGTGTTGCGCGACAACGGCTTCACCACCGTACGACCGGAGGGCCAGCGGCGACTCTACGCCGTCAACGGGGCTGCGCTACGCGACGTCGACCAGTGGCTCGACCGGTTCCGTCGCTTCTGGACCCCGCATCTGAACGCGCTGGGCACCGAGATCGCCCGCGGAAAACGGGAACGACGAAGGAAGGCACCATGA
- a CDS encoding Rv1815 family serine proteinase — MRRRWLRPLAAAIAPIGALTLLAAPAQPAPGVPVFPGMEIRQDTNVCTLGYVDPGARVAFTAGHCRGSGPVHDKAGNLVGMQTVFRDNTPNGATIDTNHQIADWMAITLAPDVMINNVLPGGRVLVSDPTVAPTPGQPVCHFGVVTGESCGTVEAVNNGWFTMANGVVSQKGDSGGPVYVFTPDGRAAIIGMFNSTWGRFPAAVSWQAASQQAREDVISAASSVAPPISVP; from the coding sequence GTGCGCCGTCGATGGTTACGCCCACTGGCAGCAGCGATCGCCCCGATCGGCGCCCTCACGCTCCTCGCCGCGCCTGCGCAGCCCGCCCCGGGCGTGCCGGTGTTTCCCGGCATGGAGATCCGCCAGGACACCAACGTCTGCACCCTGGGCTATGTCGATCCGGGGGCGCGGGTCGCTTTCACGGCCGGTCACTGCCGCGGCAGCGGTCCCGTGCACGACAAGGCCGGCAACCTCGTCGGGATGCAGACCGTCTTCCGCGACAACACACCCAACGGTGCGACGATCGACACCAACCACCAGATCGCCGACTGGATGGCGATCACCCTGGCCCCCGACGTCATGATCAACAACGTCCTGCCGGGCGGCAGGGTGCTGGTGTCCGACCCGACCGTGGCGCCGACGCCGGGTCAGCCGGTCTGTCACTTCGGAGTCGTCACCGGCGAGAGCTGCGGCACCGTGGAAGCCGTCAACAACGGCTGGTTCACCATGGCCAACGGCGTGGTCAGCCAGAAGGGTGACTCCGGAGGCCCGGTGTACGTGTTCACACCCGACGGGCGGGCCGCGATCATCGGCATGTTCAACAGCACCTGGGGCCGGTTCCCCGCGGCGGTGTCCTGGCAGGCGGCCAGCCAGCAGGCCCGAGAGGACGTCATCTCCGCGGCGTCCTCCGTGGCCCCTCCGATCAGCGTCCCCTAG